CTTCGTATTGTATTTGACTTTATGCAACTATTAAAGTATATAAACATGTCAACTTATGAAGTTTATGTGCACTATACTTTAACAAGGATGGGTACTTTACATGGGAAATGTAAAACTTAAACATGGGCAAACTGAACcatgataaaaatattaaaattttgtaaaactatattacaaattatttttttgtttGGTTTTAACTTGAATGCTGATTTTCTCTGTCATTGCTGTATGTTAAGCTTGTGATCGAGAAACTTAGTGCCAACCTAGTTCCTCTCTCCATAACTTGTAGAAGTATTTGCATTTTTGTACCAAATAGATTTCTTCATGCTGCCTTATTCCTTTTTATTGTCAATTATTATAGTACCTTTTCTTAGCAGTAGCTGACTGTGCAACCAATTAGGCGAGTAGGAGCAAGCACTGCAACCATCTCCTGTGTATTGTACAACACTTCCCATGTCTTCTGCCAAGGAGCTTCGTGAAGTGAAAATGAAGAAGTCAGACAAGAAGCGTAAGAAGAGACCAGATCCTGACCAAGAGGAGGCCAACACCATTAATAACGAAGCTGGCGGGCTTCCATCAGAAGAACAGAAAGTAGATAAGAACGAGGATAAATCCTCCAATGACTCCAATGTGAAGCAGGAGACCCATGTGGAGAGCAATGGAGATGATGTTGCAGAAGGCGTGGAGGGGTTAACTACTTCTGCTAAGAAGAAGAATAACAAAAGTCATGGGATCTTGACTGCTGAGCCTTTCTCCAGGCTCCCACTTTCTGAGCACACAATGAAGGCCATCCAAGAGATGGGTTTCGAACACATGACACAGGTCATTTTTCATTTATTCTTCAATAATGATATATTGATATCTTCAAACAACTCcattttgtgatttttttttcttacttcaACTTTCTCCCTTCCCCATACAATTATGTTGCTACCCAtctttcttgtttttgttttggtTGTGCTGACgagttttttttcttctaataatTTAGTTGTAGAATTGTTTTGTGTTTACCATGTCTCATCTTGCGATGGCAGATTCAATCCAGAGCTATCCCACCTCTCTTGGCTGGAAAGGAGGTGATGGGTGCAGCTAGAACTGGTTCCGGAAAAACTCTTGCTTTCTTGATACCTGCAATTGAATTGCTGCGTAATATTGGTTTTATGCCTAGGAATGGAACTGGTGTCATCATTATCTGTCCAACCAGGGAGCTTGCAATTCAAGTAAGACTTTTGTTACTAGTTCGGTGTTTGTATTAATGTATATGATTTTGTTCAAACAAAACCATGGATGATTTAGTTTCAGATGGACAAGTTACTTATAGGGATtggttattttttatttaaatttaaaatatggaTTTGATGATTGTGACTGTGTTTCTTCTTCGATCTTGTCTGCAGTGGTTCTTATTGAGAAAGTCAACAGAAGTCTTTTAAATGTTTGATGCAATAAACAATCTAAATTCTCCTACTAACTTATTGTTCAAATGATAGACACATGCTGTAGCGAAGGACCTTTTACAGTACCATTCTCAAACCCTTGGCTTGGTTATAGGCGGAGCGGGGAGAAGAGGTGAAGCTGAGCACCTTTATAAGGGAGTAAATTTGTTGGTGGCTACACCAGGAAGACTTTTGGATCACCTCCAAAACACAAAAGGGTTTATCTACAAAAGTTTAGCGGTATGTTTTTTTGTGTAACGGAACCTACTTCTTTTGATATCATGGAGTTGTTTCATTAGTCATTTTATGGTCCTtgtgtgtttgtgtttttcttctgGAATTTGAATGTATCGGTTGGCATTTCAGCATGCCCATCCATATTGAGAATGGATGTGAATGAACACTAGTAAAGTGGTGCTGGCCTATGGGGAGTTGATGTAGTTTGAAGTGGTGGCATACTGAAAGATATTATCTTTGTTGAATGTCCTCACTGCTCATTGAGTTCCTTGAACTAAAtgatctttttttcttcttcttgtgttatTTGCTTGAATCCAGTTCTTTATACTTTTGTTCTACTAATTGCCTGTTTCCTCCATTGCATACCCATGCCGATGGTATTTTGATAGCATGCCAGTTCCGGCATTGCATGTTTAATCCTAACTATGATATCAGTATTATCTTCATATATTCTTTTGATTGACATTCAAATACTAATTTTGAGTGTTTGTGTCTCAAATGTAGTTTCTTATAATTGATGAAGCAGATCGAATATTGGAGGCTAACTTTGAGGAAGATATGAAGCAGATATTTAAGCGTTTACCAAAGGTATGATATTTAGTTTCCTTGTTAGTCCTTGCAAAAGTGGTGTAAAGTTGGCATAAGATTGTTTAATCATTACATGCATTGTCTGCTCATTCTTTAATGGAATATATAGTCTCCAGCTAACAGCAGCTtaacatataataataataatatgcagACAAGGCAGACTGCTTTATTTACAGCCACCCAGACTAAGCAGGTTTGCATTTCATACTAACTACTATTCATAAtcattttggttttcattttctttaacttataaaaaaaaattgcaggTTGAGGATTTTGCAAACTTGTCATTTAAGGAAAAGCCTGTATATGTAGGTGTTGATGATGGAAGGTCGAAGGTAATCTCCagatttattttatcattgtTTTTACTCGGTTGTTTCGTCAATAGCAAGGTTGACACGAATTCATCTTTCTCAGGTGACCGTCGAAGGGTTGCAGCAGGGCTATTGTGTCGTGCCTAGCAATAAAAGGTTTCTGGTCTTGTATGCTTTTCTCAAAAGGAATCTTTCAAAGAAGATAATGGTCTTCTTCTCCTCATGCAATTCAGTCAAGTACCCTCAGAGCTTCTCAGGTATATTGAGTTGATTGTCTTGATATCCACGGAAAACAGAAGCAGCAGAAACGTACTAGTACGTTTTTTGAGTTCTGCAAAGCTGAAAAGGGTATACTGCTCTGCACTGATGTTGCTGCCCGCGGTCTCGATATTCCTGCTGTGGTAAGTTAAACTTTGCTTCTCTATTGCATTTTCTATTCCTAATGCTACAGCCTCTTGATTGTCTGTAGGACTGGATTGTGCAATATGATCCTCCTGATGAGCCAAAGGTGCGATTAACCAAATTAGATGGAATCCTGTTTGTCTTCGCGTGTGAAAATATATCTTAGTTTGTCTGAATTCACATTATTTTTTAGGAATACATTCACAGAGTTGGTCGGACAGCTCGAGGGGAAGGCAGTAAAGGGAATGCTTTGCTTTTCTTATTGCCTGAAGAGTTACAATTTCTAATCTATTTGAAGGTACATGTTTCCTGCATAAATGTGTCCTTATTTTGATACAGAAGTGTGCTAATCTATTTGGTATGGACTCTGATAGGAAGCAAAGGTTCCTGTCAAAGAGTACGAGTTCAACGCAAAGAAGGTGCCAAATCTGCAATCTCATCTGGTAAAAATCTTAAGCAAACATATtaatgtgtgtgtatatatatacaatTGCAAACTGAACTTTGGAGCGTGTACAGGAGAAAATAGTCGGGGAAAACTATTTTCTGCAACAATCGGCTAGGGACGCGTATAGATCCTACATCTTGGCCTACAATTCACACTCTATGAAGAATGTTTTTAACGTTCACCAACTTAATCTCAAGGTATGAACTAACATTCTTCTCTTGCTTTGTTTCTGTGAAATCTGATAAGCACgcttaaatattttataaattaaaaaaatcctttCCTGTGTGTATTCCTATTTATCACTATTCTTTGAGGAAGTTTCCTAATAGACAACATGAAAAAATTAAACTATCTATATTTCCAATTATGTTTCTTCTCTCAATATCTACCTTCCTAATGTTCTATGTGCTCTAGTATTAGTACACGCCTCTTGCTTCTTTCTTAGGCTTGTAATAGTTTTCTTTTGATCTCTATCTTTATTATACTTGAGTTTTGCTTAACAGGATGTTGCTGCTTCCTTCTGCTTTACCACGCCGCCAAAGGTGAACTTGGACTTGGAAAGCAGCGCCTCCAAGTTCAGGAAGAAGATGCGCAGAACCGATGGTGGTCGACACGGCATCAGCTCAAGTAATCCTTACGGAAGACAATCGACCGACGATACAAGACAATTTGTGCGGCACTAAGGTGCAAGGGAACCAACGAAGAGTCAGCACAGAATCAGCTCAAGTAGCCCGTGCAGAATGAAGAAGGTACAAGACAATTTGTGTTGCATGATAGTTGGGTGTCCAAAATGGCAGTGCCCAAGATGTATTGTATTGTTAGAGGACGGGTTCTGACGGATTCCAATTTTGTTGCTTTGTATTTAACAAAACATGTAGTTACTTAAATCGATGAAGACAAAAGCATCATTATCATTGTAAGGTTGTCCAAAGAAGGGCACACGAGACTGAGACACTAGTATTTATTTCACTTCCCTTGTCGCCTACTAACTTTATTTCAATCTATTAACGTCAATTTGATGGCTCATTCCTCTTCCTTTACTAGCCCATCAAGATGGTGTTGTCtgtcctttcttttcttctacAACATAGCAATTGCTCGTACGCCGCCGCCCTTCCACGGCACGGTGAGATGATCATCGATAAGAATATCGGCCGGATCATCTATCGATGATGATGAATACACGTGGTGATTTGGAAGgattttatatattaaatgtGGGGATAACAGTTTGGAAGGAATCTTTATGAtgcttaaaattaataatttagaaaGAAAAGTAGGGCACATTGAAGAAAAGTTGTTAAATCTTGATAGTTATTttaataatttccttaaataaaatGTTATCTCAATTTAACGAGCAAGTAGATAATCATGGAGAAGCTCTTACTTGCTCTGTCCCAAATTCTTCCACTGCCCATTAATAAATGTCTTGGAACAAGATCAAGCCCATCCATCGCCAAACTTGAAGTAATTCAATCGCCGACGAAGCTGCCGACGAAGCTGCTTACGAAGCTGCTTctgttcttcctcctcttctcgctCTGGCTCTGGCTCTGGCTCTGGCTCTGCCTCTGCCACTTCAATTGTGGCGCCGATGGCTAAGCTGCTCATGCTCAAGGAGTACCTCGAGCTCGACGACGACGGTTTCGTGCTGGGCGTCGGCGTCACTACCATCCGCAGCCTCCTCGACGCCGAGCTCCTCAGAGAATCGGCCATGAGGAACGCAGCGCGCAGCGCCGCGGCAGCTAACGGGAACGCGCTCGGTAAATTCGCCGCCGCCATCGAGGCCGTCAAAGCGCGCTGTTTGCCGTCCTCTTCGCGGCAGGAGCGGGCTACCTTCTCGGTGCTCTCCAGGAAGAATAAGACGAAGGAGAAAGATAAGAAGACAAAACAGAGGCTCACGGCGGATCAGAACCCGTCCGCCGCCGTCGGATGGCAGTGTCTCCGGTTCCCGTCGCCAGTCATCAGCAGCGGCCAGAGCAATTGCTCGCACGCCGCCTCCCCTGCCCCCTACTACCTCCAAGTCAGCTCCTCCACCAGCGAAGAAAGGAAAGAACACTCACCGCCTCCATCATCCTCGTCCCAACCATCGGGGAACGAAGAAGTCACCTCCATCACCGCCACCCTCTCGGCGGCGACGGTGAGTCACAAGACCCGTATTATTTATCTACAAAATTTCACATCGCCCCCTAAAATTTGCTAAAACTTTCCAATTTAGCCAAACATTTAATCTAAATCACGATTAAGCCCAAACAAGCCTCTTTTTCCCTACAACATCCTATTTAAATCACGATTTAGGGAACGCAAGAGTTAATACTCGTGAAGTTTCCTATTATTTTAGTCCCTAAATTTAATGCTCCCTCTATTATTTAGGGCCCCCGAAGTGACAATTAGGTGCACTGCTTTCCAGCGCTTTAATACTATATAACCGTCGACGGGCCTCCGTAATCCACTTTTAAGGGGGACCTAATCACACTCTAACCATCATTACAAAGGCTTCCAAACTGGAAACGATAAAGCACATCATTAGTAGTTAATCCGACGACAGGGACTGATGCTAATATTCCATTAATTATGAGGAGCCACCGAACTGATAAATAGTAGACTCTCTTATCTTTTTCCTTTCTGAGCCTGTCCGCAGAAAGAGTGGGGGACCGGAGCATGCGCGATCGGCTTTTGGTCTGGTCTTGTTTCACTTCCACGGTCTGGACCGGTGGTCTGGTCCAATTCGGCTCGACTCATCTTTCTCTTATTGTAATGCAGGAATTTGATGGAAGAGAGTTGGAAGAGAACGAGTCCAACGACGATGCAGAGAAGATTCGAGTGAATTTAGTTTCGGTGATCGACTATACGAATAAAAAGGATTGTGTTGTtgttgaggaggaagaggaagaggaagaggaagaagagtccTTTTATCGCAGCCTCGACAATATTGAAAGTAAGATTTGTTGATTTTAGAAGCAAATTGGTACGTGTCTTGTTTTAAGCATATGAACACTACACGCATAATTTCTTTGGATTCTTCGACTTGATGGGCCCCGCGatattcaatcaagagaaaaaaaaataatatcatattatattgTCCTAAAAGCATTATTGTCCTAAAAGTATAATATTGAAAATTGGAAGGCGTAGAGTACAAACAAACGGGAGGAGACTTCGTTTTGAAATTTTGGAAAATTTGGGGTGCGAAGTGAGATTGTTTTCTACTGATCGTGTGGCACAGGGTCGACGGAGCAGCTGCTGCACCAGATCCGACGGTTCGAAATGCTCGCGGAGCTGGATCCCCCGATGGAGTGTTGCTCCCTGTCGTCGGACGGGGACGACGACGTGTCGTCGCCGTCGTCGCACGCCGAGGAGGAGGAGGGGCGGGCGTGGGAGATGTTCGGGCGGCTGAAGGCCAACGCGCCGCAAGGCGGCGGGGAGAAGCTTCTGCTGGACTTCTTCATCCAAGGCGGCAAAACTGACGGCGGTCTTCTTCTGATGAGGCAGCGTGAGACGACCACAACGACGGAGTTGCTCCGCACGGCCAGGCGGTGGATCGACGGGAGTCCGGGCGGGGAGGTGGAGGAGGACTGCGGGCACGGGGAGGCGGCGACGTTGAGGGAGATGGAGATTAACGGACGGTGGAGATGCTTCCATGAGGAGGTGGACGAGCTGGCCCTGCGGTTTGGAGACGCAATGCTTCAGTTGCTCGTGGAAAAATTAGTGAAAGAACTAGCATCACAATTATAACAGTAAAAATAATAATCCaagattttcttctttctttttgctgTTTTGATTCTTTGATTCGCTGATGGAGATTGCATAGTTTGATTCTGTTGGTTGATCAAATAAGAACAATAGTTTGGTAATATTATGCGGACACTAGCAGCATATTTGCTCAACAAATAGATTCGCACAAATCTACTGTTAGATTTCATCAGGATCCACACTAATCTCCTGACCAAGATCGTGCAGTTAGATCCCCAGCAAAAGAAGTGGCTAATTGTGCGAAAAGTCTACAGTAGCCACCATTTTCCCGGTTCCTGCGGcgaatttaaattttttcaaaagtttattattattattattttttatatattcatCGTAATTGTCGATTAATTATTAATGTCTGCTATAAAGTGAAAGCAGAGTGGCTTCTTGTTGGTGCCCTGACAAATCAACCACTAGAATCGAGAAGCGAGCGTCCTCCGCCTCCGTCGATGACCCGCCACGGCGAGCCCCCGTCGGAGCAGCCCTCCGCCACCACCGAGGAGCAGGCGTTGATCCCCTGCTCCGGAGGCGGAGGGGCAGCCATGCGCCTCATCGTCCCCCTCCAAGGCATCGTCCAGGGCCACGGCGGCGGCGGGCTGGTCCTCGGCTCCCTCCTCCCCTGCGTTCTCTTTTACGCCTTCCAGATGTACCTGAAGCGGAGCCGCTCGCCGCCGTTGAATCCCCCCGCTGACGTCCCCGAGCACCGCGGAGTCGTCCGCTCCTCCTCTCGCAGGCGTCTGCCCGTCCGCGACGCTGTCCTCTCCGCCCGTGCCTCTTTGATCGCCAAATCCGCCGATTCGTCTTATGCTGCTGGGGACAAGAGGTTCTTGGAGGATCCCTACCATCTTTTCGATAATCCCGATGGGGTTATGCAGCTTGGGTTGGCGGAGAACCGTGTAGCTCTCTCGTCCTCACCCCCCCAAATTAGTTTTTTAGGGTTCTTTGGTCTTCAAAGAATTCTTTTTCTTTACATCTTTCCCGTCGTTCAATGTAGTTGTCGTTGGATTTGATTGACGACTGGCTTGCCAAAAATTACAAGGATACGATGCTTGACCAACGGCAGGGCGCATTGAGCATTAAGGGATTAGCTACCTACCAGCCCTTTGATGGATCTTTAGAATTCAAGACGGTGAGCAAATGATCAGTCTTGTACTATTGTCTAGTGTTAACATGTTTAAGGCATTTTAGGAGAATTTTACGTGAGTTTCCTCGTTATTTTTTCTTTGTGATTTAAAATGCTTCCTAATTGTGccatttcttattttctttcttgCAGTTTCATTTCTGGAGTATCATGTTTGTTACTAATAGATGGCCAAGTGATATATTTATTGTAGCCAACTGTTCTCTGGGCACCCAGCAATCCTTTTCTAGTTTTGCCTTTGTTGGCTGTATTAAGGACATAATATCTGAAATCATACATCGCTAGGTTTTAATTGAAGAAGCCACGACTAGTTTATTGAAGTAACCAAGATTAGAGAAGCCTGACATATAGCATGGTAACAAAACTAATTATAGAGATCCAAGGAGAAGTTCAATCCAACACAAAATGCCAAGGAAATCCTTTATATAAAGTATATACAAAAGTCCCTCCTTTAACTGAAGGAAGGAGATGCCCCTTTACTTCTTTTCACTCCTTCAATCATAACATGACCATAGGTGGAGTACCATTTTCAATGTCATGTAACAATCTTAGCAAAATCTCAGTCCAAGCCAAAATGCTATGGCCCTTTGGTGCTTCTTTACTCCCGTACAAGTAGATTTAATGCATCCTTAATACTGATTATTTAGAAGCATCTAAATGTCTTTTCTTTCACATGGAGTATAATTTTCAACTTTTGTTTGTACTCCAGTAACTTACATTAATCAGATTTATGCTTCTAAGCTTTCTTTGTGAATACCTTCTTTCCATTCCCCAAAACTTGTTAAATTATAATCAGTGGATATGACTTATAATGCTCGTAGATCTTGTGTCTCTCTATTACACCTTTGTCAGTCACTCATGTATCCAGAACAACCCTAAGTATATTTCTAGGTTACTAGTAGTGGATAGTGATGATGCAACAAAAGAATCAAACTCTTTCAAGTATCATTATGAAGTGGATGATCCAGATGGGAGATTGGAGTCCCTTTTGAAGACAATATTGTAGGGAAGTAATAATCTTATACATAAAAGGAGAAAACTATCTTAATTAATCTATGCTCCTGCATAAGAAAAATCTGCCAGTGTAATCTTTTTgtgtaaaattttagaaaattaaattcctAATTGGCATTAAGTAACTTATtattttcatgctttattatgGCTGTATTTCTTTGCACTATGATGAAGATGGAACATCAAAAAAATTGTTTGCATATGATCTGATAATGTTTTTGCTTAAAGAAATGATGTTATGATGATGACATTCTTTATAATGCTTCCTGTTTGCTGAAATTGCTTATGTTTCACTTCCTTGTCTTTTTCTTAGTTGATCTAGCACAAGTAGCATActctttgtgatttgattttttttttcttttccattatgaaatattttttccgGCAGGCCATTGCTGGACTCATGGGGCAAGTGATGCAAGGGTCAGTCTCGTTTGATCCGTCACGCATTGTTTTGACTTCAGGTGCAACTCCTGCAATTGAGATTCTCAGCTTCTGCCTAGCAGATATTGGAAATGCATTTCTTGTTCCTTCACCATATCATCCAGGGTAAAATTGCTCCAGTGATATTGCGAACTTCCTTCTACAATTAAGACATCATATTTACAATTCAACATTTCTAACTGCAGGTATGATAGAAATATAAGGTGGCGAGCAGGCATAGAGTTGATACCTGTCCCATGTCGAAGCACCGATAACTTTAGCATAAGCGTTGCCTCACTTGAAAGAGCATACACTCGGGCAAAAAATCGAAGTGTAAAAGTGTGTGGAATTCTTTTCTCAAACCCCTCAAACCCAGTGGGCAACTTGCTTCGTACAGAAACACTGCTTGACATTATTGATTTTGCTACAGAGAAGAACATACATGTCATAGCTGATGAAACTTTTGCTGGCTCAATTCACGGAAATGAGGTGTTTGTGAGCATGGCAGAGGTTTTAAACACAGATGGTGTTGATAGAACTAGGGTTCATATTGTTTATTCCTTATCTAAAGTTTTTTGTATTCCTGGCGTCAGGGTTGGTATCGTATACTCCTTCAATGAATGCGTACTTGCAGCAACCTCCAGATTATCTAGGTTCTCCATTTCTGCTCCAACCCATCAATTACTTATCTCAATGCTCACAGATGTCAAGTTCATTGCACAGTACCTCAAGATGAACAGAGAGAGACTTCGAATAATGTATGCATTGTTGGTCA
This region of Zingiber officinale cultivar Zhangliang chromosome 9A, Zo_v1.1, whole genome shotgun sequence genomic DNA includes:
- the LOC122018700 gene encoding uncharacterized protein LOC122018700, whose product is MAKLLMLKEYLELDDDGFVLGVGVTTIRSLLDAELLRESAMRNAARSAAAANGNALGKFAAAIEAVKARCLPSSSRQERATFSVLSRKNKTKEKDKKTKQRLTADQNPSAAVGWQCLRFPSPVISSGQSNCSHAASPAPYYLQVSSSTSEERKEHSPPPSSSSQPSGNEEVTSITATLSAATEFDGRELEENESNDDAEKIRVNLVSVIDYTNKKDCVVVEEEEEEEEEEESFYRSLDNIERSTEQLLHQIRRFEMLAELDPPMECCSLSSDGDDDVSSPSSHAEEEEGRAWEMFGRLKANAPQGGGEKLLLDFFIQGGKTDGGLLLMRQRETTTTTELLRTARRWIDGSPGGEVEEDCGHGEAATLREMEINGRWRCFHEEVDELALRFGDAMLQLLVEKLVKELASQL
- the LOC122018699 gene encoding probable aminotransferase ACS12, coding for MTRHGEPPSEQPSATTEEQALIPCSGGGGAAMRLIVPLQGIVQGHGGGGLVLGSLLPCVLFYAFQMYLKRSRSPPLNPPADVPEHRGVVRSSSRRRLPVRDAVLSARASLIAKSADSSYAAGDKRFLEDPYHLFDNPDGVMQLGLAENRLSLDLIDDWLAKNYKDTMLDQRQGALSIKGLATYQPFDGSLEFKTAIAGLMGQVMQGSVSFDPSRIVLTSGATPAIEILSFCLADIGNAFLVPSPYHPGYDRNIRWRAGIELIPVPCRSTDNFSISVASLERAYTRAKNRSVKVCGILFSNPSNPVGNLLRTETLLDIIDFATEKNIHVIADETFAGSIHGNEVFVSMAEVLNTDGVDRTRVHIVYSLSKVFCIPGVRVGIVYSFNECVLAATSRLSRFSISAPTHQLLISMLTDVKFIAQYLKMNRERLRIMYALLVSSLMELGVQCVKSIGGFYCWMDMSKLMKSYSEKGEFELWKVMLDLAKIHLTSGTAYHCIEPGWFRLCFTTLSRNDVPLLMERLKRVIHRQ